In Daphnia pulicaria isolate SC F1-1A chromosome 5, SC_F0-13Bv2, whole genome shotgun sequence, a single genomic region encodes these proteins:
- the LOC124340787 gene encoding protein turtle-like isoform X4: MVGDSIVFNCHIEFPEAHPVPYVIQWEKKGVEIPIFIWYENYLHTGEGYEGRVSRIAQQGSLEGSSHYGLASLNLTRIRESDQGWYSCLVNFLNRSPRQDKNGTLFHLNVHAPPRFTMTPEDVVYVSLGDPIILSCLAEGTPIPEILWYRDNELVHTSPSLAVANDGTELRISSIRQEDIGDYTCAAKNGQGSVRHTTKLVVAGGAVIIVPPLNVTRLEGDKLEMPCEARGLPGNFSVTWYRENHAVRSIPWLESRTLLKRDGTLVISPVHSDDRGLYSCEVTNGIGEPQRASAYIEVEYPARVTFTPTVQYLPLRLSGVVRCHVEAHPPFQFITWTKDKRIFDPFETPNVGVLKNGSLLFEKVSQENQGRYTCTPYNVHGTAGSSAVMEVLVREPPTFVTRPKPIYQHKIDDDIQMMCEAQGTPSPRVTWRRMDGRPLPRDRSREELGVLTLSKLRRTDFGYYECHVSNEVATLVATAHLVIEGTTPHAPYNITTESSEFSVSLEWLPGYSGGSDYSQNYVIWYRQEGATQWIPVDVDPPTNTKTVIHNLQPGTSYEFQVIGKNVLGDGMFSNIIKERTKGQRPPDPPPPGPSRATTSPAPSNSGDNDELRKYNVIVYPTDARGSTYIPALFRPTGPPPIAPENVTITETSDGIILSWSYPRRGNIAIAYFTVDYCYDDQWRRLSKSELKSTENNFQVKNLSPGKTYMFRINSHTLTSQASSEKVSYIIQRKIKDKAITAGIVGGILFFIVAIILAVCTVKCVNKRNKRRRREQENAYSMVACQMSADTRNGCQTGPAKSVPSRKGWIGRLPSITRLSHLKRGAASIRHVLHICPIELPEQDHETGRTSVATRTGNLPLGTGTTTTDADDWLEYGAAELQTRSTRRRLEARYNVQAEFLQPAGWISRTPEGKFVVADEGARQIHPTYGSYSPAISPVVESGVYRIGGDRLIWPRPKPILRRELSPVPPTSGILPAMISPPTNYPLAMSSHPTVTSPQFGRHAIPSQPSSPHHLIPGSRQEAIRSSSPGPGLLLSPSLANFSDMSSVRHPSSAERSLHTTFSSRLSSFQKQQTPDLPPRQNRLNRFFPSAVALSSSVTPNNNYIHELPALLPIHQQLIVQQSPRRQVSPPLETMRTVRAEVHSTETPRSGSKQRVQNEFGLLLNTAGRHFHAPPPFRPPPPPVYHQLPYTISYPSSLQRPLATSSPPRSRHFPEGAGPFPPGNYPRRTADLLGSPRRRSPLTIAVRLSPSRTQQRMSERSRSQIVEYSPQSQSSSSGFDSKNTSQQNQSSQSGSGQSQLMATNFSSSTLWGTSPPSQVTSGESTYVNWPVKALATPSLSLLDASVDNHYEFDTTQSPNETGLQDSTLHTATFIPPTTTRAVDLSTDSSGPGPGRHRKVGPIPARSENIEARVQAMKEEFQEYRKRRARGLLESAC; encoded by the exons ATGGTAGGCGACTCGATCGTCTTCAACTGCCACATCGAGTTTCCAGAAGCCCATCCAGTTCCTTACGTCATTCAGTGGGAGAAAAAG GGAGTGGAGATacctatttttatttggtaCGAAAACTATTTGCATACGGGCGAAGGATACGAAGGCCGAGTGTCTCGCATAGCACAACAAGGCTCCCTCGAAGGCTCATCTCATTACGGCCTAGCTTCGCTCAACCTGACACGGATTCGTGAGTCCGATCAAGGCTGGTATTCGTGTTTGGTCAACTTTCTCAACCGATCGCCACGACAAGACAAGAATGGCACTCTCTTCCATCTTAACGTTCATG CTCCACCAAGATTTACGATGACTCCCGAAGACGTAGTCTACGTCAGCCTTGGAGATCCTATTATTCTGAGTTGCCTGGCAGAAGGAACACCCATCCCTGAGATCCTGTGGTATCGCGACAACGAGTTAGTTCACACCTCCCCCTCTCTGGCCGTGGCCAACGATGGCACTGAGCTGCGGATTTCGAGCATACGCCAGGAAGATATTGGCGACTACACGTGTGCAGCCAAGAATGGCCAAGGAAGTGTCCGACATACCACAAAACTCGTCGTTGCTG GAGGAGCCGTAATAATCGTTCCGCCATTGAACGTCACCAGACTGGAGGGTGACAAGTTGGAGATGCCATGTGAGGCACGGGGGCTTCCTGGCAACTTTAGCGTTACCTGGTACCGTGAAAATCATGCTGTGCGCTCGATCCCGTGGCTCGAGTCCCGCACTTTACTTAAAAGAGATGGTACTCTGGTTATCAGTCCCGTTCACTCGGACGACAGAGGGCTCTATTCATGCGAAGTCACCAACGGAATCGGCGAACCCCAGAGAGCGTCGGCCTATATAGAGGTTGAAT ATCCTGCTCGAGTGACGTTCACTCCAACGGTTCAGTATCTTCCATTGCGACTGTCGGGCGTAGTACGATGTCACGTCGAAGCTCATCCACCATTTCAATTCATCACGTGGACTAAGGACAAACGAATATTCGATCCTTTTGAAACGCCCAACGTCGGTGTCCTGAAAAACGGCTCGTTGCTTTTTGAAAAG GTGTCGCAAGAAAACCAAGGTCGTTATACATGCACGCCGTACAACGTCCATGGAACTGCAGGCTCGTCAGCTGTTATGGAAGTTCTTGTCCGAGAGCCGCCTACGTTCGTGACTCGACCCAAACCTATATACCAGCACAAGATTGACGACGACATTCAGATGATGTGCGAGGCTCAAGGAACTCCCAGTCCCCGCGTCACTTGGAGAAGG ATGGACGGACGGCCTCTGCCTCGTGACCGTTCCCGGGAGGAACTTGGCGTATTGACGCTGAGCAAGCTCCGTCGGACGGATTTCGGATACTACGAATGTCACGTCTCTAACGAAGTGGCTACACTGGTCGCCACTGCTCATCTGGTCATCGAAGGAACGACGCCTCATGCTCCTTACAATATTACCACCGAGTCAAGTGAATTCTCGGTCAGCCTCGAGTGGCTTCCGGGCTATAGTGGTGGATCTGATTACTCACAAAACTACGTCATTTG GTACCGACAAGAGGGAGCAACGCAGTGGATTCCTGTCGACGTCGATCCACCAACCAATACAAAGACGGTAATACACAACCTGCAGCCGGGAACCTCCTATGAGTTCCAGGTCATTGGCAAGAATGTTTTAGGAGATGGAATGTTCAGCAATATCATCAAGGAACGCACCAAAG GGCAAAGACCACCTGATCCACCTCCTCCTGGTCCTAGTCGAGCGACCACGTCACCGGCTCCGTCGAATAGCGGAGATAATGACG AATTACGGAAGTACAATGTAATCGTTTACCCGACTGACGCTCGTGGTTCCACCTACATTCCTGCTTTATTTCGCCCAACAG GGCCACCCCCAATAGCGCCAGAGAATGTAACCATCACCGAAACTTCCGATGGAATTATACTCTCCTGGAGCTATCCCCGTCGTGGAAATATAGCCATTGCGTATTTTACAGTGGATTATTGCTACGACGATCAATGGAGGCGGCTGAGTAAATCAGAGCTCAAGTCCACAGAGAATAATTTTCAAG taaAAAATCTGAGTCCTGGAAAGACGTATATGTTCAGGATTAACTCACATACGTTGACAAGTCAGGCCTCAAGCGAAAAGGTCTCGTACATCATCCAGCGCAAGATCAAAGACAAAGCTATCACTGCAGGAATCGTTGGAGGAATACTTTTTTTCATTGTAGCCATCATTTTGGCTGTTTGCACAGTAAAGTGTGTCAATAAGCGGAACAAGAGACGCAGGCGTGAACAGGAAAATG CTTACAGCATGGTGGCCTGTCAGATGTCAGCAGATACTCGAAACGGCTGTCAAACGGGCCCTGCCAAGTCAGTGCCTTCCAGAAA AGGATGGATTGGCCGACTGCCCTCTATAACGCGATTGTCACACTTGAAGCGAGGAGCAGCTTCTATCCGCCACGTTCTACACATTTGTCCAATTGAGCTGCCGGAGCAAGATCACGAAACGGGAAGAACGTCGGTAGCAACGAGAACAGGAAACTTACCACTTGGAACAGGAACGACTACCACTGATGCTGACGACTGGCTTGAGTACGGCGCGGCTGAGTTGCAAACGCGAAGCACTAGACGACGATTGGAGGCTCGATACAACGTCCAGGCCGAATTTCTCCAACCAGCTGGATGGATTTCTCGAACACCAGAGGGCAAGTTCGTGGTTGCCGATGAAGGTGCTCGGCAGATCCATCCAACTTACGGCTCCTATTCACCAGCTATAAGTCCTGTTGTCGAAAGTGGAGTTTACCGAATAGGTGGCGACCGACTTATCTGGCCACGACCGAAGCCAATTTTACGCAGGGAACTAAGCCCTGTACCACCTACTAGTGGTATATTGCCGGCTATGATATCTCCACCGACTAATTATCCGCTAGCCATGTCATCCCATCCAACAGTAACTTCTCCCCAGTTCGGCCGACACGCAATCCCGTCGCAGCCGTCATCTCCTCATCATTTGATACCTGGCAGTCGCCAAGAAGCGATTAGATCTAGTTCACCAGGTCCGGGACTCCTACTATCCCCCTCTTTAGCAAACTTTAGCGACATGAGTTCGGTTCGTCATCCTAGCTCAGCAGAACGATCTTTGCATACCACATTCTCGTCTCGCCTTTCCTCTTTTCAAAAGCAACAGACACCAGACTTACCTCCGCGTCAAAACAGGCTCAACCGTTTTTTCCCATCTGCTGTCGCTCTCTCCTCCTCCGTAACGCCAAATAATAACTACATCCACGAGCTTCCTGCCCTTCTACCGATTCATCAGCAGCTGATTGTCCAGCAGTCACCCAGACGACAAGTCTCACCTCCACTAGAGACGATGCGTACTGTTCGCGCCGAAGTCCATTCGACTGAGACACCTCGCAGTGGGTCAAAGCAACGTGTTCAAAATGAGTTCGGCTTGCTCCTGAATACCGCCGGAAGGCATTTTCACGCTCCACCTCCTTTCcgaccgccgccgccaccggtTTATCATCAACTTCCGTATACAATTTCATATCCGTCATCGTTACAGCGGCCATTGGCAACAAGTTCGCCACCACGAAGTCGTCATTTCCCTGAAGGTGCTGGTCCCTTTCCCCCAGGAAACTATCCTCGACGTACCGCCGATCTTCTTGGTTCACCCAGGCGACGTTCACCGCTAACAATAGCAGTTCGACTGAGTCCATCTCGGACGCAGCAGCGAATGAGTGAACGAAGCCGTAGTCAAATAGTTGAGTACTCTCCTCAAAGCCAATCGAGTTCGAGCGGATTCGATAGTAAAAACACATCGCAACAAAATCAGAGTTCACAGTCTGGATCCGGACAATCACAGCTCATGGCTACTAACTTCTCTTCTTCCACGCTATGGGGAACGTCTCCACCGAGCCAAGTAACTTCAGGCGAATCTACTTACGTCAACTGGCCCGTCAAAGCACTGGCCACGCCTTCTCTATCTCTGCTGGATGCGAGTGTCGATAACCACTACGAATTCGACACGACGCAAAGTCCAAACGAGACGGGGCTACAGGATTCTACGCTTCATACGGCTACTTTCATTCCACCCACGACAACTAGAGCTGTTGATCTATCCACAGATTCCTCTGGACCTGGACCAGGACGCCATAGAAAGGTTGGGCCAATACCGGCACGGTCGGAAAACATTGAAGCTAGGGTTCAAGCCATGAAGGAAGAATTTCAAGAATATCGGAAACGAAGGGCTCGCGGACTACTCGAAAGTGCGTGTTAA
- the LOC124340787 gene encoding protein turtle-like isoform X3, with product MARVRRRIAFGLTRCCHDFTPACCSCRQFNETNKQESGAGEVQDGRSIYLSSDACSSYQRKNKSGRLRRHRFISSFLSKSTDGGCQQSLEQQPALRPTISQRSHLMPIISSHHTVVFIVVTLLHSLFTSGLSNPQDAEHLTAMVGDSIVFNCHIEFPEAHPVPYVIQWEKKGVEIPIFIWYENYLHTGEGYEGRVSRIAQQGSLEGSSHYGLASLNLTRIRESDQGWYSCLVNFLNRSPRQDKNGTLFHLNVHAPPRFTMTPEDVVYVSLGDPIILSCLAEGTPIPEILWYRDNELVHTSPSLAVANDGTELRISSIRQEDIGDYTCAAKNGQGSVRHTTKLVVAGGAVIIVPPLNVTRLEGDKLEMPCEARGLPGNFSVTWYRENHAVRSIPWLESRTLLKRDGTLVISPVHSDDRGLYSCEVTNGIGEPQRASAYIEVEYPARVTFTPTVQYLPLRLSGVVRCHVEAHPPFQFITWTKDKRIFDPFETPNVGVLKNGSLLFEKVSQENQGRYTCTPYNVHGTAGSSAVMEVLVREPPTFVTRPKPIYQHKIDDDIQMMCEAQGTPSPRVTWRRMDGRPLPRDRSREELGVLTLSKLRRTDFGYYECHVSNEVATLVATAHLVIEGTTPHAPYNITTESSEFSVSLEWLPGYSGGSDYSQNYVIWYRQEGATQWIPVDVDPPTNTKTVIHNLQPGTSYEFQVIGKNVLGDGMFSNIIKERTKELRKYNVIVYPTDARGSTYIPALFRPTGPPPIAPENVTITETSDGIILSWSYPRRGNIAIAYFTVDYCYDDQWRRLSKSELKSTENNFQVKNLSPGKTYMFRINSHTLTSQASSEKVSYIIQRKIKDKAITAGIVGGILFFIVAIILAVCTVKCVNKRNKRRRREQENAYSMVACQMSADTRNGCQTGPAKSVPSRKGWIGRLPSITRLSHLKRGAASIRHVLHICPIELPEQDHETGRTSVATRTGNLPLGTGTTTTDADDWLEYGAAELQTRSTRRRLEARYNVQAEFLQPAGWISRTPEGKFVVADEGARQIHPTYGSYSPAISPVVESGVYRIGGDRLIWPRPKPILRRELSPVPPTSGILPAMISPPTNYPLAMSSHPTVTSPQFGRHAIPSQPSSPHHLIPGSRQEAIRSSSPGPGLLLSPSLANFSDMSSVRHPSSAERSLHTTFSSRLSSFQKQQTPDLPPRQNRLNRFFPSAVALSSSVTPNNNYIHELPALLPIHQQLIVQQSPRRQVSPPLETMRTVRAEVHSTETPRSGSKQRVQNEFGLLLNTAGRHFHAPPPFRPPPPPVYHQLPYTISYPSSLQRPLATSSPPRSRHFPEGAGPFPPGNYPRRTADLLGSPRRRSPLTIAVRLSPSRTQQRMSERSRSQIVEYSPQSQSSSSGFDSKNTSQQNQSSQSGSGQSQLMATNFSSSTLWGTSPPSQVTSGESTYVNWPVKALATPSLSLLDASVDNHYEFDTTQSPNETGLQDSTLHTATFIPPTTTRAVDLSTDSSGPGPGRHRKVGPIPARSENIEARVQAMKEEFQEYRKRRARGLLESAC from the exons ATGGCTCGGGTCCGAAGGCGTATCGCATTCGGTCTTACCCGATGTTGCCACGATTTCACGCCCGCATGCTGCTCTTGCCGTCAATTCA ATGAAACAAACAAGCAGGAATCGGGCGCCGGTGAAGTCCAAGATGGCAGGTCGATCTACCTCTCGTCTGACGCTTGCAGCAGCTACCAGCGCAAAAATAAGTCCGGAAGGCTGCGGCGGCATCGATTTATCTCatcctttttatcaaaatccaCTGACGGTGGTTGCCAGCAATCGCTAGAGCAGCAGCCTGCACTACGACCCACGATCTCTCAACGCTCCCACCTTATGCCCATCATTTCGTCCCACCACACTGTTGTCTTCATTGTCGTCACTCTCCTCCACTCGCTATTCACCTCAG GATTAAGTAACCCACAGGACGCTGAACATCTGACGGCAATGGTAGGCGACTCGATCGTCTTCAACTGCCACATCGAGTTTCCAGAAGCCCATCCAGTTCCTTACGTCATTCAGTGGGAGAAAAAG GGAGTGGAGATacctatttttatttggtaCGAAAACTATTTGCATACGGGCGAAGGATACGAAGGCCGAGTGTCTCGCATAGCACAACAAGGCTCCCTCGAAGGCTCATCTCATTACGGCCTAGCTTCGCTCAACCTGACACGGATTCGTGAGTCCGATCAAGGCTGGTATTCGTGTTTGGTCAACTTTCTCAACCGATCGCCACGACAAGACAAGAATGGCACTCTCTTCCATCTTAACGTTCATG CTCCACCAAGATTTACGATGACTCCCGAAGACGTAGTCTACGTCAGCCTTGGAGATCCTATTATTCTGAGTTGCCTGGCAGAAGGAACACCCATCCCTGAGATCCTGTGGTATCGCGACAACGAGTTAGTTCACACCTCCCCCTCTCTGGCCGTGGCCAACGATGGCACTGAGCTGCGGATTTCGAGCATACGCCAGGAAGATATTGGCGACTACACGTGTGCAGCCAAGAATGGCCAAGGAAGTGTCCGACATACCACAAAACTCGTCGTTGCTG GAGGAGCCGTAATAATCGTTCCGCCATTGAACGTCACCAGACTGGAGGGTGACAAGTTGGAGATGCCATGTGAGGCACGGGGGCTTCCTGGCAACTTTAGCGTTACCTGGTACCGTGAAAATCATGCTGTGCGCTCGATCCCGTGGCTCGAGTCCCGCACTTTACTTAAAAGAGATGGTACTCTGGTTATCAGTCCCGTTCACTCGGACGACAGAGGGCTCTATTCATGCGAAGTCACCAACGGAATCGGCGAACCCCAGAGAGCGTCGGCCTATATAGAGGTTGAAT ATCCTGCTCGAGTGACGTTCACTCCAACGGTTCAGTATCTTCCATTGCGACTGTCGGGCGTAGTACGATGTCACGTCGAAGCTCATCCACCATTTCAATTCATCACGTGGACTAAGGACAAACGAATATTCGATCCTTTTGAAACGCCCAACGTCGGTGTCCTGAAAAACGGCTCGTTGCTTTTTGAAAAG GTGTCGCAAGAAAACCAAGGTCGTTATACATGCACGCCGTACAACGTCCATGGAACTGCAGGCTCGTCAGCTGTTATGGAAGTTCTTGTCCGAGAGCCGCCTACGTTCGTGACTCGACCCAAACCTATATACCAGCACAAGATTGACGACGACATTCAGATGATGTGCGAGGCTCAAGGAACTCCCAGTCCCCGCGTCACTTGGAGAAGG ATGGACGGACGGCCTCTGCCTCGTGACCGTTCCCGGGAGGAACTTGGCGTATTGACGCTGAGCAAGCTCCGTCGGACGGATTTCGGATACTACGAATGTCACGTCTCTAACGAAGTGGCTACACTGGTCGCCACTGCTCATCTGGTCATCGAAGGAACGACGCCTCATGCTCCTTACAATATTACCACCGAGTCAAGTGAATTCTCGGTCAGCCTCGAGTGGCTTCCGGGCTATAGTGGTGGATCTGATTACTCACAAAACTACGTCATTTG GTACCGACAAGAGGGAGCAACGCAGTGGATTCCTGTCGACGTCGATCCACCAACCAATACAAAGACGGTAATACACAACCTGCAGCCGGGAACCTCCTATGAGTTCCAGGTCATTGGCAAGAATGTTTTAGGAGATGGAATGTTCAGCAATATCATCAAGGAACGCACCAAAG AATTACGGAAGTACAATGTAATCGTTTACCCGACTGACGCTCGTGGTTCCACCTACATTCCTGCTTTATTTCGCCCAACAG GGCCACCCCCAATAGCGCCAGAGAATGTAACCATCACCGAAACTTCCGATGGAATTATACTCTCCTGGAGCTATCCCCGTCGTGGAAATATAGCCATTGCGTATTTTACAGTGGATTATTGCTACGACGATCAATGGAGGCGGCTGAGTAAATCAGAGCTCAAGTCCACAGAGAATAATTTTCAAG taaAAAATCTGAGTCCTGGAAAGACGTATATGTTCAGGATTAACTCACATACGTTGACAAGTCAGGCCTCAAGCGAAAAGGTCTCGTACATCATCCAGCGCAAGATCAAAGACAAAGCTATCACTGCAGGAATCGTTGGAGGAATACTTTTTTTCATTGTAGCCATCATTTTGGCTGTTTGCACAGTAAAGTGTGTCAATAAGCGGAACAAGAGACGCAGGCGTGAACAGGAAAATG CTTACAGCATGGTGGCCTGTCAGATGTCAGCAGATACTCGAAACGGCTGTCAAACGGGCCCTGCCAAGTCAGTGCCTTCCAGAAA AGGATGGATTGGCCGACTGCCCTCTATAACGCGATTGTCACACTTGAAGCGAGGAGCAGCTTCTATCCGCCACGTTCTACACATTTGTCCAATTGAGCTGCCGGAGCAAGATCACGAAACGGGAAGAACGTCGGTAGCAACGAGAACAGGAAACTTACCACTTGGAACAGGAACGACTACCACTGATGCTGACGACTGGCTTGAGTACGGCGCGGCTGAGTTGCAAACGCGAAGCACTAGACGACGATTGGAGGCTCGATACAACGTCCAGGCCGAATTTCTCCAACCAGCTGGATGGATTTCTCGAACACCAGAGGGCAAGTTCGTGGTTGCCGATGAAGGTGCTCGGCAGATCCATCCAACTTACGGCTCCTATTCACCAGCTATAAGTCCTGTTGTCGAAAGTGGAGTTTACCGAATAGGTGGCGACCGACTTATCTGGCCACGACCGAAGCCAATTTTACGCAGGGAACTAAGCCCTGTACCACCTACTAGTGGTATATTGCCGGCTATGATATCTCCACCGACTAATTATCCGCTAGCCATGTCATCCCATCCAACAGTAACTTCTCCCCAGTTCGGCCGACACGCAATCCCGTCGCAGCCGTCATCTCCTCATCATTTGATACCTGGCAGTCGCCAAGAAGCGATTAGATCTAGTTCACCAGGTCCGGGACTCCTACTATCCCCCTCTTTAGCAAACTTTAGCGACATGAGTTCGGTTCGTCATCCTAGCTCAGCAGAACGATCTTTGCATACCACATTCTCGTCTCGCCTTTCCTCTTTTCAAAAGCAACAGACACCAGACTTACCTCCGCGTCAAAACAGGCTCAACCGTTTTTTCCCATCTGCTGTCGCTCTCTCCTCCTCCGTAACGCCAAATAATAACTACATCCACGAGCTTCCTGCCCTTCTACCGATTCATCAGCAGCTGATTGTCCAGCAGTCACCCAGACGACAAGTCTCACCTCCACTAGAGACGATGCGTACTGTTCGCGCCGAAGTCCATTCGACTGAGACACCTCGCAGTGGGTCAAAGCAACGTGTTCAAAATGAGTTCGGCTTGCTCCTGAATACCGCCGGAAGGCATTTTCACGCTCCACCTCCTTTCcgaccgccgccgccaccggtTTATCATCAACTTCCGTATACAATTTCATATCCGTCATCGTTACAGCGGCCATTGGCAACAAGTTCGCCACCACGAAGTCGTCATTTCCCTGAAGGTGCTGGTCCCTTTCCCCCAGGAAACTATCCTCGACGTACCGCCGATCTTCTTGGTTCACCCAGGCGACGTTCACCGCTAACAATAGCAGTTCGACTGAGTCCATCTCGGACGCAGCAGCGAATGAGTGAACGAAGCCGTAGTCAAATAGTTGAGTACTCTCCTCAAAGCCAATCGAGTTCGAGCGGATTCGATAGTAAAAACACATCGCAACAAAATCAGAGTTCACAGTCTGGATCCGGACAATCACAGCTCATGGCTACTAACTTCTCTTCTTCCACGCTATGGGGAACGTCTCCACCGAGCCAAGTAACTTCAGGCGAATCTACTTACGTCAACTGGCCCGTCAAAGCACTGGCCACGCCTTCTCTATCTCTGCTGGATGCGAGTGTCGATAACCACTACGAATTCGACACGACGCAAAGTCCAAACGAGACGGGGCTACAGGATTCTACGCTTCATACGGCTACTTTCATTCCACCCACGACAACTAGAGCTGTTGATCTATCCACAGATTCCTCTGGACCTGGACCAGGACGCCATAGAAAGGTTGGGCCAATACCGGCACGGTCGGAAAACATTGAAGCTAGGGTTCAAGCCATGAAGGAAGAATTTCAAGAATATCGGAAACGAAGGGCTCGCGGACTACTCGAAAGTGCGTGTTAA